The sequence below is a genomic window from Paenibacillus sp. DCT19.
ATACGAGCAGGATCTGATGAAAAATGTTCTGCACCGTATATTCAGTGATGGCGGCAGTATGAATGTGCATGAGCTCGCCATGCGTGAGGTTGTGAGCGAGCGGCAATTGCATCGTAAATTTGCAGGCTGGATTGGCATTAGCCCCAAGCGGTTTAGCGAGATCGTTCGTTTTCACCGTGTACTGGCGAGCATTCATCAGAATCCGGTGAGTGATTGGGCGGCCTTGGCGGTTGAACATGGATTCTATGACCAAGCACACCTGATTCGTCACTTTCGTAAATTTTATGGAGATACGCCACGGATCGCTGCTAAGGAGCATCATTTGATGATGTCCGATTTGTACAATAGATTAGACAAGCCCTCGGTTATACTTAAATCCTAAGATGAATGATAAAGGAGACAACTGATATGAATGGAACTATGCAAATGAGAGATCATCTGCTTCGAGAGTTGGAAACGGGCGTGCGGACTGGCGCATCACTTATCCGTCTGATTCGTCCTGAGGATTGGGCATACC
It includes:
- a CDS encoding helix-turn-helix domain-containing protein; the encoded protein is MPKHTSGLPTRVLPDGCTDILITYDAAQSKHTLSYCGNYTQPLVFPQGVGVVPSGDYTFGVRFFPGGARSFHGLPLDAFTDLRIALEECWPTQVEELRERLAATNSFHERVRLMEGTLKQLSVRISAYEQDLMKNVLHRIFSDGGSMNVHELAMREVVSERQLHRKFAGWIGISPKRFSEIVRFHRVLASIHQNPVSDWAALAVEHGFYDQAHLIRHFRKFYGDTPRIAAKEHHLMMSDLYNRLDKPSVILKS